The genomic segment ATTCCTCTAACAATTATACATAGATTTGCTTTTTCTAAAAGCTTTTGATTTCCCGCATAAGCCCTAACAAGACCAATGTGATTTTTCTTGGGATCTAAACGGCTGGAAGCAATAATACATGGAAAATCCAAACGTTCCGGATTCAAATCTCGATGAAATGAAGTTTTTATTTTCTTCTCAATGTTCTGTTCACATTTTCCTGCACAGTCCGGATAAAAAATTTTAGTATTAACTCCCGGTGGAATCACAGCAAAACGCTTATCATCCTCTACATCAATAGCTCCTCTATATACATGGTGTGAATACTGCTTAAAACGTTCCATTCTGGTACTGACTATATTTACCGCCGAATTCGACATACAGATCCTTTCTGCCGGTATCCGATTGGTAAAATGATATATATCATTGAGTTCTCTGATATTTTCAGGAGTTGCACCCAATTTATCGAGTTTCTGGGCACCTAAAGAATGAGCAGTGAAGGTAAAAGGTACTCCCAACTTTTCCTTTAATAAAGCTCCGGCAAGACCACCATCACCGTAATGAGTAGTTATAAAGTCTGGTTTACAGTTTTTCTCTTGATAATATTTACATATCCCATTCACATACTCATCAATATGTGGCCAGAGATCTTCTTTACGAAGAAACTTTTCTCCACCAAAGGAAATTCGTATAATCCTCAAGTTCTCGACTCCAGGATAGTAATCAATATGGGATTCAAAGCCAGGCCAGTCTGGATCAACAATTCTCCGAGTAAAAATATCTACCTTTATCCCCTGTCGTGCCATAGCTTGCGCTACTTCTTTTACATAAACCAACTGTCCACCAAAATCAGGATGTTCTGTCCAATACCTATCTTCTGGATCGAAATTACCTTGTGGATTAAGAAATGCGATTCTCATTTTATCACTCCAACTCCCTTTTTATATTAGCCTTTAACAGCACCAGCAGTTAATCCAGCAACAATCCGTTTCTGGAAGATGAGAACCAATACAACCAGAGGAATCGTAACTATTACCGCTGCAGCCATAATTTCCCCAAAAGGTATTTGACGTGAAACCTCACCAGTAAAGAGAGCGATAGCAACCGGTACAGTTCGAGCAGTCGGTTCAATTGAAGTAAATGTTAAAGCAAACAGATACTCATTCCAGGCTGCAATGAAGGATAACAATCCTGTTGTTACCAATGCAGGAGCTGTCAAAGGAAGTAAAATTTTGTAAAAAGTCTGAAATGGTGTCGCACCATCCACCTGTGCAGATTGTAAAAGCTCATTTGGTAAACTTTTAAAGAAAGAGGTCATAACCCATGTTGTAAATGGCAAGGTAAAAAGCATATATGATAATATCATACTTGGAATAGCTTTAATTCCTAAATGGTTAATAACTGCATATAAACCTGACAATACTGTTACCTGTGGGAACATTGTCATAGCCAATATTAAATAAAGTGAGAGTGTTTTACCCTTAAATCGCAGCTTACCGAGAGCAAATGCAGAAACTGAACCAACAGCTAGTGCCAATAAAGTTGTTAACATGGAAACAATCGCACTATTGATCAGCCCACGAACAAATTTATCATTACTAAAAACCGCTCTATAATTCTGCAGTGTAGGAGCAAACTTATAAGTCTCCGGATCTCTAGGAACAAAAGTTGCAGGTGTCATCTGCAACTGAGCTTCTGATTTTAGTGATGAGTTAATTGCCCAATAGAAAGGGAATACCAGATAAATGAAAATAATTATTACAAGAAGCCAGAATAATCCTTTCTTTATTACTTCAATTAATCCTTTATTTCTCATTCTGTATCAACTCCCAGTAATTTCATATAAAGAACAGCAAAACCAAATATAATGATAAAGATGATTACACCAATTGCAGAAGCTAATCCCATAGCCCGATTACCAATCAATTGATAGTAATTATAGCTGGCCATTGAATAGGTTTTCTGGGCCAAAAGAACCTGGAAAATATCGAATACCCGCAAAGCATCCAGAGTACGAAAAACCAAAGCAACAGCTAATGATGGTTTTAATAGAGGCAATGTAATACTGAAGAATTGACGTATTGGACTTGCTCCATCAACTTTTGCTGCTTCATAAATACTTTTTGGTATAAGTTGTAAACCTGCCAGAATTAATAAAGCCATAAAGGGAGTTGTTTTCCATACATCTACGATAATCAAAGTCGGTAAAGCTATAGATTTATTACTCAAAAAAACCATATTTCCATCACCAATACCCAGCTTTTCAAAGATCATATTAAAAAAACCAATCCGACTGGGTGCCAGCATAAACTCCCATATTCGGGCTGAAACTACTGTTATTACTGCCCATGGAACCAACATGGTTGCACGCATTATTCCGCGTCCTTTAAAATTACTGTTCATTACTAATGCGATTCCCAAACCAAGAATTGTCTCCGCTAAAACAGAAATTACCGTAAAACTAATTGTATTCCATATTGCTTGGATAAAATCCCTATCCGTTGCACCAATCACATATCGTTTACCAAATAAACTAAATTGAGTTAATTCACGGTATCTTATTGGCTTACGGGGCAGTACCCTGATTGCACGTTCATAAAGTTTTTCACCAGTTCTTGGATCAATTTTCTGTTTACCCGTCTTTTCATCAATAATAGGTGGTAATTCTTTAATCGTTATACTTAGCAATCTTTTATAATTATCAAAACCAATAAAATGAGTTTTTTCTCCACTAGCAAAAGTTTTATCCGTAAAACTGGTATAAAAAACCTGTCCTAAGGGATAAAATGCGATAAGTGCTAAAATTATAAAAGTAGGTAAAAGTAAAGTATATGCCAGGCGTTGTTCACGTCTAGCGAGTTCTGAAGTATTACTATTGGTCTGCTTTGGTCTGCCCCCTTTTATCTTTAACTTTGAAAACATACATCTTCCTCCTTCAGGTCAAATGATCCATTCAAAAGCCCGGGTTGGGAATAAACCTTTCCCAACCCGGCTAAAATGTAAATATGTTATGGTTGACCAATTTCAAAACCAGTAAGGTCTTGTAGATCAAGTTCTAATTCTTCGATTGCAGTTTGAGCATCCTTTTCACCTGTCAGAACTGAATGAACTGCTCTAAAGAAGAGAGTTGATACTTCATTATATTTTGGAGCAGTTGCAGTTGATGGACGAGCTACAGCATTAATGAATACATCATACAGTCTGCCAAAGAATGGATTTGCTTTTAGTACTTCTGGGTCTTTATACAGATCCTTAATAGTTGGATTCAAAGAACCTTTAATAGCACGAATCTTTTGCTCTTCATAAGAAGCCAGGAATAAAGCTACATCTGCAGCAATTTCAGGATGCTTACTGTACTTACTAACAGCTAACTGCCATCCACCAAGAGTTGCTGCACCCTTACCACTCTTACCAGCAGGCAGTGGAGCTACATCAAAGAGACCTTTAATCGCACTATCCTCTGCATTACCCAGACTGTAAGCATAAGGCCAGTTACGCATAAATGCAGCATTACCAGCCTGCCAGATCGCGCGGGCATCTTCTTCACTCATACCAATTACACCTGGAGGAGAAATAGTTCCTACCCAGCTCGCAGCACGTTCAAGCATTTCAATTGCGTTAGGATTATTGATAGTGATCTTCTTATCAGGACTGATGATAGAACCTCCACCGTTGGATGCAATCCACTCGAGAGCATCACAGGTTAAACCCTCATAAGCATTTCCTTGCCATACAAAGCCCCAGAAATCAGGATTACCAGCTTTACGTTCGCCTTCCTGAATAATTCTGGCAGCTTTTTCTAATTCATCCCAGGTCTTTGGAACATCCAGACCATATTTCTCTAATAAATCTTTCCGGTAATAGAGCAAACCTGCATCCGTAAACCATGGAATAGCAACCAATCGACCATCAACAGTATTATTTTCAATCAGAGCAGGGAAATGTTGATCAACGACTTCTTTAGCACCATACTCATAAAGGTCAACAAAGTGTTCTGCCAGATCGCCAGGCCAAATTACATCAATTTGATAAACATCTACTTCAGAACTCTTTGCTTCAAAGAACTGAAGATACAACCCCAGTCGATCTGTAGCCAGATCAGGAGTAACTAAAACTTTAACCTCAACATCTGGGTGGAGTTCCATGTAACGCTGAGCAGCTTCAACACTTAACTGATACTCCTGTCCAACAGCTCCGGTGGCGATTGTAATGACAACCTTTTCATTCTCAGCCAGAGCTGTTCCCATTACACCAAATGCCAAAGCCAATACCAACAACAACACTAACCCTCGTTTCATATAACTCCTCCTTTTGAATTTATTTTATTTTTATAAGAAAAATTTTAAATCTTCTTAATAATTATTCGTTAATTAGCTCATATATCGGAGGCAGTGGCGCAATGGCTCCCATATGTTGTACTGTTATTGATGCGGTTTTTAATCCGATATTAACAGCCTCCATTAGAGATTTTTCTAAAAGTAAACCACCGTATAATCCAGACCAGAAAGAATCTCCTGCTCCAGTGACATCTAATACCTCCACTGGTCTACTCTCCAGTTTAACTAACTTTTTACCATCTGAAAAGAGCAGTCCCTCGGCTCCCATAGTTAAAACAACATTTTTTGCTCCTAAATGATGATATCTTTTAATTCCTTCTTCAGGAGTAATTGACCCCCAAAGCCTTGTCATATCATCTAAAGAAGGTTTTATTATAAAGAAATCACTGATAAATTCTTCAAATATTCGACGCCCTTCTTTTGGATTATCCCATAAAGGCTCATGAAAACATGGATCAAAGGTTATAATTTTTCCTTTTTTAAGGGCATATTCTTTCATAACCTTAAGCGATTCCCGACAAGGTGATTGAGATAAAGCAAATCCAGAAAAATGTACAATCCTAGCACTATCTATCAAAGATCTGGCACTGTCAGTAAATTCTAAATATTTATCCGCTCCCCGATAGTGAAGAACCTCCGGAGTGGAAGTACTTCTAGTAACAAAGATAATTGTTGTCTTATGTTTTTCATCCCTCTGTATCCCAGTGGTA from the Anoxybacter fermentans genome contains:
- a CDS encoding glycosyltransferase yields the protein MRIAFLNPQGNFDPEDRYWTEHPDFGGQLVYVKEVAQAMARQGIKVDIFTRRIVDPDWPGFESHIDYYPGVENLRIIRISFGGEKFLRKEDLWPHIDEYVNGICKYYQEKNCKPDFITTHYGDGGLAGALLKEKLGVPFTFTAHSLGAQKLDKLGATPENIRELNDIYHFTNRIPAERICMSNSAVNIVSTRMERFKQYSHHVYRGAIDVEDDKRFAVIPPGVNTKIFYPDCAGKCEQNIEKKIKTSFHRDLNPERLDFPCIIASSRLDPKKNHIGLVRAYAGNQKLLEKANLCIIVRGMENPWQEYTRLEGVEGQVLAQIIRTIEKKGIRGNVCFINLESQKELAECYRYFAKKGGIFALTALYEPFGLAPLEAAACGLPVVVTRNGGPSESFSDGKQEFAVLINPESEKEIAEGLLRLIDNHKEWQKIRQAGLERIKNRYTWDKTASGYLEVIERLLENGEHVERKITGWEISLKRLSELYFGEGKINDSDEV
- a CDS encoding carbohydrate ABC transporter permease; the encoded protein is MRNKGLIEVIKKGLFWLLVIIIFIYLVFPFYWAINSSLKSEAQLQMTPATFVPRDPETYKFAPTLQNYRAVFSNDKFVRGLINSAIVSMLTTLLALAVGSVSAFALGKLRFKGKTLSLYLILAMTMFPQVTVLSGLYAVINHLGIKAIPSMILSYMLFTLPFTTWVMTSFFKSLPNELLQSAQVDGATPFQTFYKILLPLTAPALVTTGLLSFIAAWNEYLFALTFTSIEPTARTVPVAIALFTGEVSRQIPFGEIMAAAVIVTIPLVVLVLIFQKRIVAGLTAGAVKG
- a CDS encoding carbohydrate ABC transporter permease codes for the protein MFSKLKIKGGRPKQTNSNTSELARREQRLAYTLLLPTFIILALIAFYPLGQVFYTSFTDKTFASGEKTHFIGFDNYKRLLSITIKELPPIIDEKTGKQKIDPRTGEKLYERAIRVLPRKPIRYRELTQFSLFGKRYVIGATDRDFIQAIWNTISFTVISVLAETILGLGIALVMNSNFKGRGIMRATMLVPWAVITVVSARIWEFMLAPSRIGFFNMIFEKLGIGDGNMVFLSNKSIALPTLIIVDVWKTTPFMALLILAGLQLIPKSIYEAAKVDGASPIRQFFSITLPLLKPSLAVALVFRTLDALRVFDIFQVLLAQKTYSMASYNYYQLIGNRAMGLASAIGVIIFIIIFGFAVLYMKLLGVDTE
- a CDS encoding ABC transporter substrate-binding protein, whose product is MKRGLVLLLVLALAFGVMGTALAENEKVVITIATGAVGQEYQLSVEAAQRYMELHPDVEVKVLVTPDLATDRLGLYLQFFEAKSSEVDVYQIDVIWPGDLAEHFVDLYEYGAKEVVDQHFPALIENNTVDGRLVAIPWFTDAGLLYYRKDLLEKYGLDVPKTWDELEKAARIIQEGERKAGNPDFWGFVWQGNAYEGLTCDALEWIASNGGGSIISPDKKITINNPNAIEMLERAASWVGTISPPGVIGMSEEDARAIWQAGNAAFMRNWPYAYSLGNAEDSAIKGLFDVAPLPAGKSGKGAATLGGWQLAVSKYSKHPEIAADVALFLASYEEQKIRAIKGSLNPTIKDLYKDPEVLKANPFFGRLYDVFINAVARPSTATAPKYNEVSTLFFRAVHSVLTGEKDAQTAIEELELDLQDLTGFEIGQP
- a CDS encoding carbohydrate kinase family protein; translation: MREKDRIDLLTIGETVMDFITTAMVDSVDKSITYQRYVGGSPANIAINVSRLGFSSALISRIGNDAFGDLIQRVLKEKKVNTTGIQRDEKHKTTIIFVTRSTSTPEVLHYRGADKYLEFTDSARSLIDSARIVHFSGFALSQSPCRESLKVMKEYALKKGKIITFDPCFHEPLWDNPKEGRRIFEEFISDFFIIKPSLDDMTRLWGSITPEEGIKRYHHLGAKNVVLTMGAEGLLFSDGKKLVKLESRPVEVLDVTGAGDSFWSGLYGGLLLEKSLMEAVNIGLKTASITVQHMGAIAPLPPIYELINE